The following are encoded in a window of Sebastes umbrosus isolate fSebUmb1 chromosome 7, fSebUmb1.pri, whole genome shotgun sequence genomic DNA:
- the gemin4 gene encoding gem-associated protein 4 — MDKESAVLQGAFLLADKLCLPSSLSSLQKADWSRVGHPVLEAVREICGQDELTGHPPTTAISWIKKLVSAVWLKVLSGETGNDVETAWRENPFFPLQNGLPEVNRVVLLEVVRSMAAAQTFAHFLLHLPQSQICSELERLVQHVRSGPTREDDVRLFLEVWWELWKGRDEQKAGGEDSIETMFATQSARLSSKCSSLSPQAAKRLKLDASDLPASPPTADVLHILLHALKDTKDDISTTDLCLQALSISLDALYTAFLIDQEVALPTEEKMHVLSKAVSIREKNDEKLSPELIQEAQRDLRASHTPSQFKPSRMKLGEALKIITELAQFWQNSGLLKVCNPSYSAFKLEQSVQRVLAALQKAEVPKTVTEMDDQGTEKNILRCLLESLAFPATESTPEVNARVTAIIINHRLADHQSFAALFASEQSWAASGELWMDCLEKNQASFQQHDTLIKLTTTLMSKLHSESTNVSQCRKLMKVTADIFSALSLEDKNKALAAMLRLSSRGFFGCSVPSAVTEGFEQELNMAFNCIIQGGGGASAAAATQGKLNTAASLVARVAFQNPEAALRSCCHSAIFNKGAFSLMAKILQQLPGLRGHRERKDEAGSDEDESREAGESTDEGKEALSGSTLLCRCLQEMIKTKSLSANEKEQFLKYLGLLMTPVVTAEGEVERRQSFLTPQEVVNIFVLPNLSATGQSSFDIELSLQLLHAALSVDVQEAASSPHWVLDCSPFPLLYVLAQLQNQTLRCWEQPPEGTVHHWSMDTKELLVSVLSTVGQVVGAEVLAAHSSWSRALFWLYNKMEELDWTVRFHLKPVWGEHFKNEVPSSLLAVCDLPEQEWSGLDLPEYGQGTGLLAWMECCSASDSLQSTMLSCLSLDQSRPDHVGMFSKGLLVALTQTLPWCSVSQWTRLLRVLRELITSGRLHVPFSLEYVDYLPLLDLRSFSCELRLSVLLLRVLQLLCGSSCSHWLAADGWGHVSRLYAHAVREMINSLRAKLPLPSSGALTVSASASPKTPASRDSDSSLRAPTMSKDLQQAECSPLKSKESQMEEEMETVPSQEVLFVLSQLFCHVQHIQVMMPGGQSEPLFLSSLEILSHYEAIMAAFPHSSSPLESDNTRHFFSTITDNLENQEMKAVLQQKIAQLVSSAA, encoded by the exons ATGGACAAAG AATCGGCTGTCCTTCAGGGTGCTTTCCTCCTGGCTGATAAACTGTGCCTCCCCTCATCCCTGTCCTCCCTTCAGAAGGCTGACTGGAGCAGGGTGGGACATCCGGTCCTGGAGGCAGTCAGAGAAATCTGTGGACAGGATGAACTCACTGGTCATCCCCCCACAACGGCTATCAGCTGGATAAAGAAACTAGTTAGTGCTGTGTGGCTGAAGGTGTTGTCCGGAGAGACTGGAAATGACGTAGAGACGGCCTGGAGGGAGAACCCTTTCTTCCCCCTCCAGAACGGCCTCCCTGAGGTCAACCGTGTTGTCCTGCTGGAAGTGGTGAGGTCGATGGCAGCTGCTCAGACATTTGCCCATTTCCTCTTGCATCTTCCTCAATCTCAGATTTGTAGTGAGCTCGAACGGCTCGTGCAACACGTGAGGAGCGGCCCCACTAGAGAGGATGATGTTCGACTTTTTCTGGAGGTGTGGTGGGAACTGTGGAAAGGCAGAGATGAGCAGAAAGCGGGAGGAGAGGACAGCATAGAGACGATGTTCGCCACACAGTCTGCCCGTCTCTCGTCTAAGTGTTCCAGTCTGTCCCCTCAGGCCGCAAAGAGGTTAAAGCTAGACGCGTCAGATCTACCGGCATCGCCGCCAACCGCTGATGTCCTGCACATTCTCCTTCATGCACTTAAAGACACAAAAGATGACATATCTACAACCGACCTTTGCCTCCAGGCCCTCTCCATTTCTCTTGATGCTCTTTACACAGCCTTCCTGATAGACCAAGAAGTCGCACTTCCCACCGAAGAGAAGATGCACGTCCTGTCCAAAGCCGTCAGCATCAGAGAAAAGAATGATGAGAAACTGAGTCCTGAACTCATTCAGGAGGCTCAGAGAGACCTACGTGCGTCTCACACACCGTCTCAGTTTAAACCCAGCAGGATGAAGCTCGGTGAAGCTTTGAAGATTATAACAGAACTTGCTCAGTTTTGGCAGAACAGCGGGCTCCTGAAAGTATGTAATCCTAGCTACTCCGCATTTAAACTAGAACAAAGTGTTCAGAGAGTCCTGGCAGCTCTGCAGAAAGCGGAAGTGCCCAAAACTGTGACTGAAATGGATGATCAAGGGACCGAGAAGAATATACTCAGATGTTTGTTGGAGTCGCTGGCTTTCCCTGCCACAGAGAGCACCCCCGAGGTGAACGCGAGGGTCACCGCCATCATCATCAATCACCGCCTGGCGGACCATCAGAGCTTTGCGGCGTTATTTGCCAGTGAGCAGAGTTGGGCTGCCTCTGGTGAGCTCTGGATGGACTGCCTGGAAAAGAACCAGGCGTCCTTCCAGCAGCACGACACGCTGATCAAACTGACCACCACCCTCATGAGTAAACTCCACAGCGAGAGCACAAACGTGAGCCAGTGCAGGAAGCTGATGAAAGTCACCGCAGACATTTTCTCTGCACTTTCCTTGGAAGACAAGAACAAAGCTttggctgccatgttgagactGTCCAGCAGGGGGTTCTTTGGGTGCTCCGTTCCCTCCGCTGTGACCGAAGGGTTCGAACAGGAGCTCAACATGGCCTTCAACTGCATCATCCAAGGAGGCGGCGGAGCGTCGGCAGCGGCGGCGACGCAGGGCAAGCTGAACACAGCGGCGTCTTTAGTAGCCAGGGTTGCGTTTCAGAACCCAGAAGCGGCTTTGAGGTCTTGTTGTCACTCAGCTATTTTCAATAAAGGTGCTTTCTCTCTCATGGCTAAGATCCTGCAACAGCTGCCTGGACTCAGAGGACACagggaaagaaaagatgaagctggaagtgatgaagatgaaagcAGAGAGGCGGGGGAAAGTACAGATGAAGGAAAGGAGGCTCTGAGCGGTAGCACGCTACTCTGCAGGTGTCTACAGGAGATGATCAAGACCAAATCACTGTCAGCCAATGAGAAGGAGCAGTTCCTCAAGTACCTGGGTCTGCTGATGACGCCTGTCGTGACCGCCGAGGGAGAAGTAGAAAGGAGGCAAAGCTTTCTGACTCCTCAGGAGGTCGTGAACATCTTCGTCCTGCCTAACCTCTCCGCTACAG GTCAAAGCTCCTTTGATATAGAGCTGAGTCTGCAGCTCCTCCACGCTGCTTTGTCTGTGGACGTCCAGGAAGCAGCCTCATCTCCTCACTGGGTGTTGGACTGCTCTCCCTTTCCCCTCCTCTATGTCCTGGCCCAGCTGCAAAACCAGACTCTCAG GTGTTGGGAGCAGCCACCAGAGGGCACCGTCCACCACTGGTCCATGGACACCAAGGAGCTGCTGGTGTCGGTGCTGTCCACAGTGGGGCAGGTGGTGGGTGCAGAGGTGCTGGCGGCCCACAGCAGCTGGTCCAGAGCTCTGTTCTGGCTCTACAACAAAATGGAGGAACTGGACTGGACCGTTCGGTTCCACCTGAAGCCCGTTTGGGGGGAACACTTTAAAAACGAGGTTCCCTCGTCTCTGCTGGCTGTGTGCGATCTACCCGAGCAG GAGTGGTCCGGTTTGGACCTGCCTGAGTATGGCCAGGGTACAGGTCTATTGGCCTGGATGGAGTGCTGCTCTGCATCAGACTCCCTGCAGTCCACCATGttgtcctgtctctctctggaccagAGCCGGCCCGACCACGTCGGCATGTTCAGCAAAGGCCTGCTGGTGGCCCTGACCCAGACCCTGCCCTGGTGCTCCGTCTCCCAGTGGACCAGACTGCTGAGAGTCCTGAGGGAGCTGATCACCTCCGGTCGCCTCCACGTTCCCTTCTCGCTCGAGTACGTGGACTACCTGCCCCTCCTGGATCTGAGGAGTTTTTCATGTGAGCTCcgcctgtctgtcctcctgctTCGAGTCCTTCAGCTGCTCTGCGGGTCCAGCTGCTCCCACTGGCTCGCAGCGGACGGCTGGGGACACGTCAGCAGGTTATACGCCCACGCCGTGAGGGAGATGATCAACTCCCTAAGAGCCAAGCTGCCTCTTCCTTCATCTGGAGCGTTGACCGTCTCTGCTTCAGCGTCTCCTAAAACACCAGCGTCTAGAGACTCCGACTCTTCACTCAGAGCTCCTACAATGTCCAAAGACCTTCAACAAGCAGAATGCTCTCCTCTGAAATCTAAAGAGTcccagatggaggaggagatggagacagtTCCCAGCCAAGAAGTCCTTTTTGTACTCAGCCAGCTCTTCTGCCATGTTCAGCACATCCAG GTGATGATGCCAGGAGGCCAGAGTGAACCGTTGTTCCTGTCCAGTCTGGAGATCCTCAGCCACTATGAGGCCATCATGGCCGCTTtcccacacagcagcagcccGCTGGAGAGCGACAACACCCGCCACTTCTTCTCCACCATCACAGACAACCTGGAGAACCAGGAGATGAAGGCCGTCCTGCAGCAGAAGATCGCTCAGCTCGTGTCGTCGGCAGCTTAA
- the LOC119491388 gene encoding TLC domain-containing protein 3A-like, giving the protein MMSTALLCGAVVFPGLFYSFSRVLRCSLTQWSDADVMSVSERLVSSVHASLATAAGVTVVASCRDVMTDSHWLVNAFALFGANFMAFDIYAMYLSHYHTQRVRGHPSSSGGHSLQTVKAFLFRDWMLVLHHLVLLLIFMPITLFFRRGLGDFFIGCFFITEFSTPFVSIGKILIQLGLDDTRMYRINGIIVLLSFFTCRILVFPFMYWMYGRQFGIPLHRVALHLPLHCNVGNLVVLAPQIYWFILLLRKASRLYLRRERGKGDANKDRPKTD; this is encoded by the exons ATGATGTCTACTGCCTTGCTGTGTGGAGCTGTGGTGTTTCCGGGTCTCTTCTACAGCTTCAGCAGAGTCCTGAGATGCTCTCTGACCCAGTGGAGCGATGCTGACGTGATGTCTGTCAGTGAGAG GCTGGTGTCCTCCGTCCATGCATCTCTGGCTACTGCAGCTGGAGTCACAGTGGTGGCGTCCTGCAGGGATGTGATGACTGACAG TCACTGGCTGGTCAATGCGTTTGCTTTGTTCGGAGCTAACTTCATGGCCTTCGACATCTATGCCATGTATCTGAGCCACTACCACACTcagagggtcagaggtcatcccAGTTCGTCCGGCGGCCACTCTCTTCAGACAGTGAAGGCTTTCCTCTTTAGGGACTGGATGTTGGTCCTCCATCACCTGGTGCTGCTGCTCATTTTCATGCCCATCACTCTG TTCTTCAGAAGGGGCCTGGGTGATTTCTTCATCGGCTGCTTTTTCATCACAGAGTTCAGCACACCTTTCGTCTCCATAGGAAAGATTCTCATCCAG CTGGGCCTCGATGACACCAGGATGTACAGAATCAACGGCATCATTGTCCTCCTGAGTTTCTTCACGTGTCGGATCTTGGTCTTCCCCTTCATGTACTGGATGTACGGCCGGCAGTTTGGCATTCCCCTGCACAGAGTGGCCCTCCATCTGCCTCTGCACTGCAACGTGGGTAACCTGGTGGTCCTGGCTCCACAGATCTACTGGTTCATCCTGCTGCTGAGGAAAGCCAGCAGACTCTACCTGCGacgggagagagggaagggagaCGCAAACAAAGACAGGCCCAAGACAGACTGA
- the LOC119491029 gene encoding GTPase IMAP family member 8-like isoform X2: protein MATSYGPEPSLSQVVVLLLGERQSGKSSAGNSILGKPAFHQNTSRSSKENGTAFGIQVTVVDTPGWLSNSTTPDRVSQELCRGLTLCHPGPHVILLVLPITSTFGPEELNAMEAQVRLLQTLIWQRAMVLFTHGDKLGGLSIQEHIRRQDWTLHWLLERCGNRYQVMTNQSRASEAELTELFEKIQKMMENNMPPRETRDRMYTQLRRDVSMKEARRAQGRQEEIEMTVMHDVHDGRPGQRKQMASGWPYMPRGFPTEPVGVKPALGLVLLGRRKSGKSSAGNMILDSEEFQVNVKTIRCSVGHGEVSGWPVTVVDTPGWSLFGLANPKQVRMEISRSSCLCPERSKVSFVLAVPVGSFREKDRRAMEMFLSVLGNDVWRSTVVLFTYGGELRGRTVEKHVEQKGEPLRWVLDRCGHRHQVLDTNTGDKSQVKQLLEMVEKL, encoded by the exons ATGGCAACCTCTTATG GTCCAGAGCCAAGCCTGTCCCAAGTGGTTGTGCTGTTACTGGGTGAGAGACAAAGTGGGAAGAGCTCAGCGGGAAACAGCATCCTGGGAAAACCAGCCTTCCACCAAAATACCTCTCGCAGCTCCAAAGAGAACGGCACCGCCTTCGGAATACAG GTGACAGTAGTGGACACCCCGGGGTGGCTGTCTAACTCCACAACTCCAGACAGAGTATCCCAGGAGCTGTGCAGAGGTTTGACCCTCTGCCACCCAGGACCCCATGTCATCCTGCTGGTGCTGCCCATCACCTCCACCTTCGGCCCAGAGGAGTTGAATGCCATGGAGGCCCAGGTCAGACTGCTCCAAACCCTCATCTGGCAGCGAGCTATGGTCCTCTTCACCCATGGAGACAAGTTAG GAGGCCTGTCTATCCAGGAACACATAAGGCGACAGGATTGGACTCTTCATTGGCTGCTGGAGCGATGTGGGAACAGGTACCAGGTTATGACCAACCAGTCCAGGGCCTCGGAGGCTGAGCTTACAGAGCTCTTTGAGAAGATCCAGAAGATGATGGAGAATAACATGCCTCCCAGGGAGACGCGGGACAGGATGTACACCCAGCTGAGACGAGACGTGAGCATGAAGGAGGCGAGGAGAGCGCAGGGAAGACAAGAGGAGATAGAAATGACAGTGATGCATGATGTGCATGATGGAAGGCCAGGACAGAGGAAGCAGATGGCCTCAGGATGGCCATATATGCCCAGAG GATTCCCAACAGAGCCGGTTGGTGTTAAGCCTGCTCTTGGCCTCGTCCTGCTGGGAAGGAGGAAGTCGGGAAAGAGCTCAGCAGGGAACATGATCCTGGACAGTGAAGAGTTTCAGGTGAACGTAAAGACCATCAGGTGCTCTGTAGGCCACGGGGAAGTATCAGGGTGGCCTGTCACGGTGGTGGACACCCCCGGGTGGAGTCTCTTTGGTTTGGCCAATCCCAAGCAGGTCAGGATGGAGATCAGTCGGAGTTCTTGCCTCTGCCCCGAGAGGAGCAAAGTGTCGTTTGTGCTGGCTGTACCGGTGGGCTCgttcagagagaaagacaggagaGCCATGGAGATGTTCCTCAGCGTTTTGGGGAATGATGTATGGAGGAGCACTGTGGTGTTGTTCACCTATGGAGGGGAGCTGAGAGGGAGGACAGTGGAGAAACACGTCGAGCAGAAAGGAGAGCCTTTACGGTGGGTGCTGGACAGATGTGGCCACCGGCATCAAGTGTTGGATACAAATACAGGAGACAAGAGTCAAGTGAAACAGCTGCTGGAGATGGTGGAGAAACTATAG
- the LOC119491029 gene encoding GTPase IMAP family member 8-like isoform X1, translating to MNGRSQMFAGPEPSLSQVVVLLLGERQSGKSSAGNSILGKPAFHQNTSRSSKENGTAFGIQVTVVDTPGWLSNSTTPDRVSQELCRGLTLCHPGPHVILLVLPITSTFGPEELNAMEAQVRLLQTLIWQRAMVLFTHGDKLGGLSIQEHIRRQDWTLHWLLERCGNRYQVMTNQSRASEAELTELFEKIQKMMENNMPPRETRDRMYTQLRRDVSMKEARRAQGRQEEIEMTVMHDVHDGRPGQRKQMASGWPYMPRGFPTEPVGVKPALGLVLLGRRKSGKSSAGNMILDSEEFQVNVKTIRCSVGHGEVSGWPVTVVDTPGWSLFGLANPKQVRMEISRSSCLCPERSKVSFVLAVPVGSFREKDRRAMEMFLSVLGNDVWRSTVVLFTYGGELRGRTVEKHVEQKGEPLRWVLDRCGHRHQVLDTNTGDKSQVKQLLEMVEKL from the exons ATGAATGGGAGATCACAAATGTTTGCAGGTCCAGAGCCAAGCCTGTCCCAAGTGGTTGTGCTGTTACTGGGTGAGAGACAAAGTGGGAAGAGCTCAGCGGGAAACAGCATCCTGGGAAAACCAGCCTTCCACCAAAATACCTCTCGCAGCTCCAAAGAGAACGGCACCGCCTTCGGAATACAG GTGACAGTAGTGGACACCCCGGGGTGGCTGTCTAACTCCACAACTCCAGACAGAGTATCCCAGGAGCTGTGCAGAGGTTTGACCCTCTGCCACCCAGGACCCCATGTCATCCTGCTGGTGCTGCCCATCACCTCCACCTTCGGCCCAGAGGAGTTGAATGCCATGGAGGCCCAGGTCAGACTGCTCCAAACCCTCATCTGGCAGCGAGCTATGGTCCTCTTCACCCATGGAGACAAGTTAG GAGGCCTGTCTATCCAGGAACACATAAGGCGACAGGATTGGACTCTTCATTGGCTGCTGGAGCGATGTGGGAACAGGTACCAGGTTATGACCAACCAGTCCAGGGCCTCGGAGGCTGAGCTTACAGAGCTCTTTGAGAAGATCCAGAAGATGATGGAGAATAACATGCCTCCCAGGGAGACGCGGGACAGGATGTACACCCAGCTGAGACGAGACGTGAGCATGAAGGAGGCGAGGAGAGCGCAGGGAAGACAAGAGGAGATAGAAATGACAGTGATGCATGATGTGCATGATGGAAGGCCAGGACAGAGGAAGCAGATGGCCTCAGGATGGCCATATATGCCCAGAG GATTCCCAACAGAGCCGGTTGGTGTTAAGCCTGCTCTTGGCCTCGTCCTGCTGGGAAGGAGGAAGTCGGGAAAGAGCTCAGCAGGGAACATGATCCTGGACAGTGAAGAGTTTCAGGTGAACGTAAAGACCATCAGGTGCTCTGTAGGCCACGGGGAAGTATCAGGGTGGCCTGTCACGGTGGTGGACACCCCCGGGTGGAGTCTCTTTGGTTTGGCCAATCCCAAGCAGGTCAGGATGGAGATCAGTCGGAGTTCTTGCCTCTGCCCCGAGAGGAGCAAAGTGTCGTTTGTGCTGGCTGTACCGGTGGGCTCgttcagagagaaagacaggagaGCCATGGAGATGTTCCTCAGCGTTTTGGGGAATGATGTATGGAGGAGCACTGTGGTGTTGTTCACCTATGGAGGGGAGCTGAGAGGGAGGACAGTGGAGAAACACGTCGAGCAGAAAGGAGAGCCTTTACGGTGGGTGCTGGACAGATGTGGCCACCGGCATCAAGTGTTGGATACAAATACAGGAGACAAGAGTCAAGTGAAACAGCTGCTGGAGATGGTGGAGAAACTATAG